The Salicibibacter halophilus DNA window TAAATGTAAAATTCATTGCTATAGTGGTTCAAGGAGGAGTTATTAAAGATGAGTAAAACAATCGGGATTGACTTAGGAACAACGAATTCAGTCGTGGCGGTAATGGAAGGCGGTGAGCCGGTCGTTATACCCAACCCTGAAGGGAACCGTACAACACCTTCAGTCGTTGCATTTAAAGAAGGGGAAAGACAAGTCGGCGAAATTGCTAAACGACAGGCCATTACAAACGAAAACACCGTTCAGTCCATTAAACGTCATATGGGGACCGACTACACGGTAGAAATTGAAGGCAAAAAATATACACCGCAGGAAATTTCCGCCATTCTCTTGCAAAAGTTAAAATCGGATGCTGAAAGTTATCTAGGTGAAGATGTAACAAAAGCGGTTATTACAACTCCGGCCTATTTTAATGATTCTCAGCGACAAGCAACGAAAGACGCCGGCACGATCGCAGGGCTGGAAGTTGAGCGGATTGTCAATGAACCGACAGCGGCTTCCCTTGCTTATGGCCTGGAAAAAGAGGAGGATCAAACCATCCTCGTCTATGACCTTGGCGGCGGGACGTTTGACGTTTCCGTTCTTGAGCTTGGCGATGGCTTTTTTGAAGTGAAGTCAACGTCCGGCGATAATCAACTCGGCGGGGACGATTTCGACAAGGTAATCATTGACTACATGGTCTCCGAGTTTAAAAAAGAAAACGGCATTGACCTTGAACAAGATAAAATGGCGATGCAACGGTTGAAAGACACGGCGGAAAAAGCGAAAAAAGAACTTTCGGGTGTCACTCAGACCCAGCTCTCCTTGCCGTTTATCACGGCAGATGCGTCAGGTCCAAAGCACTTGGAGATGACCATGTCGAGAGCGCAATTCGAAGAGGGAGCCTCTCAACTGGTAGAAAAAACGATGGGACCCGCGCGCCGTGCGATCCAGGATTCCGGCGTGAATGCATCGGATATTGATAAGGTTATTCTCGTCGGAGGCTCCACGCGAATTCCGGCTGTACAAGAAGCGATTAAAGGATTAACGGGCAAGGATCCGCATAAAGGCGTTAATCCGGATGAGGTCGTCGCCCTCGGTGCCGCGGTCCAAGCAGGTGTACTCGCCGGAGACGTTCAAGACGTTGTTCTATTGGACGTTACGCCGTTATCCCTCGGGATCGAAACAATGGGCGGTGTGTTTACGAAGTTGATTGATCGAAACACAACCATTCCGACCAGCCAGTCGCAAGTATTCTCGACAGCTGCCGATAACCAATCGTCCGTTGACATTCACGTCCTCCAAGGCGAGCGTGAAATGGCTAACGATAATAAAACCCTCGGCCGTTTCCAACTGTCGGAAATTCCGGCTGCACCTAGAGGCGTGCCGCAAATCGAAGTCACGTTTGATATTGACGCGAACGGAATCGTTAATGTCCGCGCGAAAGATAAAGGCACGAACAAAGAGCAATCGA harbors:
- the dnaK gene encoding molecular chaperone DnaK — translated: MSKTIGIDLGTTNSVVAVMEGGEPVVIPNPEGNRTTPSVVAFKEGERQVGEIAKRQAITNENTVQSIKRHMGTDYTVEIEGKKYTPQEISAILLQKLKSDAESYLGEDVTKAVITTPAYFNDSQRQATKDAGTIAGLEVERIVNEPTAASLAYGLEKEEDQTILVYDLGGGTFDVSVLELGDGFFEVKSTSGDNQLGGDDFDKVIIDYMVSEFKKENGIDLEQDKMAMQRLKDTAEKAKKELSGVTQTQLSLPFITADASGPKHLEMTMSRAQFEEGASQLVEKTMGPARRAIQDSGVNASDIDKVILVGGSTRIPAVQEAIKGLTGKDPHKGVNPDEVVALGAAVQAGVLAGDVQDVVLLDVTPLSLGIETMGGVFTKLIDRNTTIPTSQSQVFSTAADNQSSVDIHVLQGEREMANDNKTLGRFQLSEIPAAPRGVPQIEVTFDIDANGIVNVRAKDKGTNKEQSITITSSSGLSEDEIEDMVKQAEENAEEDKAKKEEAELRNEADQLIFTVDKTIKDLGENVEETEKQNAEDAKSKLQEALNGTDLEAIRTAKDELEQLVHSLSQKMYEQMAQQAQEEQGEQGEGEGQSQDEDVVDADYEEVDDENDDQQNKA